A window of the Egibacter rhizosphaerae genome harbors these coding sequences:
- the pglX gene encoding BREX-2 system adenine-specific DNA-methyltransferase PglX, which produces MIDREQLMDALAPLVTRLVDDLRGRTDTVDEVAAEVRGWHAQAQSAGRTDRAYEDWREDWLHQVAVAWVLGCVFVRFCEDNELVEVPLISGPGRRRAIAGDHRAEFFAQHRTAGNRAWLLEVFGRYAELPGTRELFADTNPLWLLGPSDDGARMLLDEFWRVDAASGELVHDFTDAELDTRFLGDCYQELSEHAKKQFALLQTPEFVEEFILERTLDPAIREFGIEQAAMIDPTCGSGHFLLGAFERLLEAWRRHEPATPVRTLAERALQQVNGVDVNPFAVSVARFRLLVAALKAAGIRKLQDAPNFHLRVATGDSLIHGTRPDEMFATSAQTTALAQHRYPFEDGDFADELLTANQYQAVVGNPPYITVKDPALNRAYRERYDSCRGKYAASVPFTERFFDLATRGNGHAGYVGTITANSFMKREFGKDLIEKHLPRYDLTHVIDTSGAYIPGHGTPTVILLGRDQQPATSTVRAVLGIRGEPGRPDSPARGEVWSSIVNLVSRPGSENDYVSVVDLEREKFARHPWSLRGGAAPESMAQIEGVAGSRLLSGIESIGFGAITGEDGLFGEWPPSAPLRKGLPTEHIRGFVTGDVVRDWSIGDDMVALFPYDGSLYVDVPDAHLRLAWPVRTTLRAGLMFGKTKELRGLHWAEYTYASADRLLAGLSFTFAFVATHNHFVLDRGGKVFKQSAPVIKLPEDATEDEHLELVGLLNSSAACFWMKQVFQPKGGSGLGRGIQDEPWEGRYEFDGTKLKAFPIPAETPLPRARRLDELATELSASLPDAIAEEETPRPERLDAAAEQVDELRARMGALQEELDWECYQHYGLLEEDLTLPEEQLPALNRGERAFEIVLARRQVRGEATTSWFERHGSTPISELPAHWPEAYRLLVERRIELIEDDRKLNLLERPEYKRRWNWDDWGDLEQDALREWLLDRLEARHLWAWPSVRSTAALADLVRGDEDFAVVAQRYAGRSDVDLTKLVTRLVEDDAVPYLAAYRFTDSGLRKRAVWERVWALQREEDELDRRARLPEDDPDHLSSEQAEKEKAKLEIPVPPKYAKGDFRSATSWSLRGKLDVPKERFIAYPGTQVGADTTPVIGWAGWDHLQQAQALAEHYNAARDSGAEHDQLVPLLAGLHELVPWLRQWHNEYVPAYGQRLDDFFASFVDDEARGLGITTDELAAWRPPQSTRGRRRGSGQRETSR; this is translated from the coding sequence GTGATCGACCGCGAACAGCTCATGGACGCCCTCGCGCCGCTGGTGACCCGGCTGGTCGACGACCTGCGCGGGCGCACCGACACCGTCGACGAGGTCGCGGCAGAGGTGCGCGGCTGGCACGCCCAGGCCCAGTCGGCGGGGCGCACCGACCGGGCCTACGAGGACTGGCGCGAGGACTGGCTGCACCAGGTCGCGGTCGCCTGGGTGCTCGGCTGTGTCTTCGTGCGCTTCTGCGAGGACAACGAGCTGGTCGAGGTGCCGCTCATCTCTGGGCCCGGCCGCCGCCGCGCGATCGCCGGCGACCACCGCGCGGAGTTCTTCGCCCAGCACCGCACCGCTGGCAATCGGGCGTGGCTGCTGGAGGTGTTCGGCCGCTACGCCGAGCTACCCGGCACCCGCGAGCTGTTCGCCGACACCAACCCGCTGTGGCTGCTGGGTCCGAGCGACGACGGCGCCCGGATGCTGCTCGACGAGTTCTGGCGCGTCGACGCAGCGTCCGGCGAGCTGGTTCACGACTTCACCGACGCCGAGTTGGACACCCGCTTCCTCGGCGACTGCTACCAGGAGCTCTCCGAGCACGCGAAGAAGCAGTTCGCGCTCTTGCAGACTCCAGAGTTCGTCGAGGAGTTCATCCTCGAGCGCACGCTCGACCCGGCGATCCGAGAGTTCGGCATCGAGCAGGCGGCCATGATCGACCCGACCTGCGGGTCCGGTCACTTCCTGCTCGGCGCCTTCGAGCGACTCCTGGAAGCGTGGCGACGCCACGAGCCGGCAACCCCGGTGCGCACCCTCGCCGAGCGGGCGCTGCAGCAGGTCAACGGCGTCGACGTCAACCCCTTCGCGGTGTCGGTGGCGCGCTTCCGGCTGCTCGTCGCCGCGCTGAAGGCCGCCGGTATCCGCAAGCTCCAGGACGCGCCGAACTTCCACCTCCGCGTGGCGACGGGCGACTCGCTTATCCACGGCACCCGCCCGGACGAGATGTTCGCAACGTCCGCCCAAACCACAGCGCTTGCGCAGCACCGCTACCCGTTCGAAGACGGCGACTTCGCCGACGAGCTTCTCACGGCCAACCAGTACCAAGCCGTCGTTGGCAACCCGCCCTACATCACCGTCAAGGATCCCGCGCTCAACCGGGCCTACCGAGAGCGGTACGACTCCTGCCGTGGGAAGTACGCCGCTTCCGTCCCGTTCACCGAACGATTCTTCGACCTCGCGACACGCGGCAACGGCCATGCTGGCTACGTCGGGACGATCACCGCGAACTCGTTCATGAAGCGCGAGTTCGGCAAGGACTTGATTGAGAAGCACCTCCCCCGCTACGACCTCACCCACGTGATCGACACCTCGGGTGCGTACATCCCCGGCCACGGTACGCCTACCGTGATTCTCCTCGGTCGAGATCAACAACCGGCGACCAGTACGGTGCGCGCGGTGCTAGGCATTCGAGGTGAACCCGGACGGCCCGACAGTCCGGCTCGTGGTGAAGTGTGGTCATCAATCGTCAACCTCGTCTCTCGGCCAGGGTCAGAGAACGATTATGTATCCGTTGTGGATCTTGAGCGTGAAAAGTTTGCACGGCACCCTTGGAGTCTTCGGGGTGGAGCGGCCCCGGAGTCGATGGCTCAAATCGAAGGAGTGGCGGGAAGTCGACTCCTGAGCGGGATCGAATCGATAGGTTTCGGTGCGATCACCGGAGAGGACGGCCTCTTCGGGGAATGGCCCCCCTCCGCTCCGCTTCGTAAAGGACTGCCTACGGAGCATATTCGTGGCTTCGTCACCGGGGATGTGGTACGCGATTGGAGCATCGGCGATGATATGGTGGCCTTGTTCCCCTACGATGGGTCGCTATATGTCGACGTGCCGGATGCGCATCTCCGCCTAGCTTGGCCTGTGCGCACTACACTCCGCGCCGGTCTGATGTTTGGTAAGACCAAGGAGCTCCGGGGACTCCATTGGGCTGAGTACACCTACGCTTCGGCAGACCGGTTATTGGCAGGACTGTCGTTCACGTTTGCGTTTGTGGCGACGCACAACCACTTCGTGCTTGATCGGGGTGGGAAGGTGTTCAAGCAGTCGGCGCCGGTGATCAAGCTGCCCGAGGACGCGACCGAGGACGAGCACCTGGAGCTGGTGGGGCTGCTGAACAGCTCGGCGGCGTGCTTCTGGATGAAGCAGGTCTTCCAGCCCAAAGGGGGTAGCGGGCTAGGGCGCGGTATTCAGGACGAGCCCTGGGAGGGGCGGTACGAGTTCGATGGTACGAAGCTGAAAGCGTTCCCGATCCCCGCCGAGACGCCGCTGCCGCGAGCCCGTCGGCTGGATGAGCTGGCGACGGAGCTGTCGGCCTCGTTGCCGGACGCGATCGCTGAGGAGGAGACGCCCCGTCCCGAGCGGCTCGACGCCGCCGCAGAGCAGGTCGACGAGCTCCGTGCGCGGATGGGGGCACTCCAAGAGGAGCTCGATTGGGAGTGCTATCAGCACTATGGCCTGCTCGAAGAGGACCTCACGCTGCCCGAGGAGCAGCTGCCGGCGCTCAACCGAGGGGAGCGCGCGTTCGAGATCGTGCTCGCGCGCCGGCAGGTGCGCGGCGAGGCGACGACGTCGTGGTTCGAGCGGCACGGCTCCACGCCGATCAGCGAGCTGCCTGCGCACTGGCCCGAGGCGTACCGCCTGTTGGTGGAGCGCCGCATCGAGCTGATCGAGGACGACCGCAAGCTCAACCTGCTTGAGCGGCCCGAGTACAAGCGGCGGTGGAACTGGGACGACTGGGGCGACCTCGAGCAGGACGCGCTGCGCGAGTGGCTGCTCGACCGGCTCGAAGCCCGCCACCTGTGGGCGTGGCCGAGCGTGCGGTCCACCGCGGCGCTCGCTGACCTGGTGCGCGGCGACGAGGACTTCGCGGTCGTGGCGCAGCGCTACGCGGGGCGCAGCGACGTCGACCTCACCAAGCTGGTGACCCGGCTCGTGGAGGACGACGCGGTGCCCTACCTCGCCGCGTACCGGTTCACCGACTCGGGTCTGCGCAAGCGGGCGGTGTGGGAGCGCGTGTGGGCGTTGCAGCGCGAGGAGGACGAGCTCGACCGGCGCGCGAGGCTGCCCGAGGACGATCCCGACCACCTCTCCAGCGAGCAGGCGGAGAAGGAGAAGGCCAAGCTCGAGATCCCGGTGCCTCCGAAGTACGCCAAGGGCGACTTCCGCTCGGCCACGTCCTGGTCGTTGCGGGGCAAGCTCGATGTGCCCAAGGAGCGGTTCATCGCTTACCCGGGTACGCAGGTCGGCGCGGACACTACGCCGGTGATCGGTTGGGCGGGGTGGGATCACCTGCAGCAGGCGCAGGCGCTGGCTGAGCACTACAACGCCGCGCGCGACAGCGGCGCCGAGCACGATCAGCTCGTGCCGCTGCTGGCGGGCCTGCACGAGCTCGTGCCGTGGCTGCGACAGTGGCACAACGAGTACGTGCCCGCCTACGGCCAGCGTCTCGACGACTTCTTCGCGAGCTTCGTCGACGACGAGGCGCGCGGCCTGGGGATCACCACCGACGAGCTGGCCGCCTGGCGACCGCCCCAGTCCACCCGCGGGCGTCGCCGAGGCTCCGGCCAGCGCGAGACGAGCCGATGA
- a CDS encoding nucleotidyltransferase domain-containing protein translates to MAHPVVRRRREERSAQLARAEQWASALASRLSVHAVVVVGSYARGDFNKWSDVDVLVVADDLPADGRRRLELLHAGAPPGLQPVGWSPGEWGERLARGDPMAREAARDGVVVHGRLPQGPATALDPDGAGDLS, encoded by the coding sequence GTGGCCCATCCCGTGGTTCGTCGCCGACGAGAGGAACGGTCCGCGCAGCTGGCGCGCGCCGAGCAGTGGGCGAGCGCGCTGGCCAGCCGGCTGTCGGTGCACGCCGTCGTCGTGGTGGGCTCGTACGCGCGTGGGGACTTCAACAAGTGGAGCGACGTGGACGTGCTCGTTGTCGCCGACGACCTGCCCGCCGACGGGCGGCGCCGGCTTGAGCTGCTGCACGCGGGGGCGCCGCCCGGGCTGCAGCCGGTGGGGTGGAGCCCCGGGGAATGGGGCGAGCGCCTGGCCCGCGGCGACCCGATGGCGCGCGAGGCCGCACGCGACGGCGTGGTCGTCCACGGGCGCCTGCCACAGGGGCCCGCGACGGCCCTCGACCCAGACGGTGCGGGAGACCTCTCATGA
- a CDS encoding phage resistance protein: protein MSQPLLRELIDLPERVSKSDYVIGLADGVADPERTLREYVVTDQLAECFDDALGLVASAVEGHASKGAYLHGSFGSGKSHFMAVLHLILQGEPAARGKPELAEPIARHAPKLDGRRFMLVPYHMVGAESMEQAILGGYVDHVRAHHPGAKLPAVYVSDGLLADAKRLRGQMGDDAFFGLLGEGGGDEGFGDLAGGWDPASFDAAMAAPPDSEQRQALVSDVIDQLFSGTIENRQATASGFVPFEQGLSAISRHAAGLGYDGLILFLDELILWFASRMADESFVNSEGPKVAKLVEAQRADRPAPIVSFIARQRDLRDFVGQGVPGAERINFGQILEWWEGRFDVIELADRNLATIIEKRLLRPKSEAAARQLDEAFEATAAASGRAFDTLLTSDGDKEMFRRLYPFNPALVETLVAVSGYLQRERTALRLIGELLADKRDHLTVGDLVPLGDLYDVIADAEEPFSDELKRHFNRARDLYAHKLKPKIAAEHDGVDEEQLERLPDDHPARTDDRLAKTLLLAALVPEVEPLRGLTVRRLADLNHGTIKSPIAGAERATVLNKVKGWAAEIGELRVDGDEQDPHVGLRLTGVDTEAILDQVAEVDNLGQRRAKVRELLSESLGVEEGGGLTASTVTLVWRGSKRTIDVRFANIRDHADIPTSELVADDRPRMVIDYPFDEPGHGPADDRARLQQLGEQLDPTPTACWIPLFLTEQAMEQLGRLVVMEHVLTGDRFEGATRHLAPQDRVQARELIDNQARTLRQRLVDVLRQAYGIDTPDESMVRTDLRPHEQFPSLDPSLAIRPPTAATLSAAFTEVLDQLLASQFPAHPNFGEEVRIGDLRTALEHITRAVQNEDGRVDVPKSDRRAVNKVLAPLKLADVGEAHLMLRRDWRDHFYAKQREHPGEAVTVERLRQWIDEPQPMGLEERVTNLVISAYALMANKAMSLRGAPVGPIVERLDPSVELRDVELPDEDVYAEAARRVGGLFGVVASPVRSAASVAELAGPVREHAKRDREPARELVRVLEAHRDRLALGDEADRLRTAQAAAALLDTVATADDRDVVEAIAAVEVPTSLEAMARSTSTAADVRRALQETNWALLEQTRRLDGEWASHAAGIIERVQRAATAEEVADSLTDTLRTAEHEATDLLSRALQRREPDDKSGGGPEGPIPGTDTPPESTGRQQGSEGPGTYQAGDTIAPPEPDEPQTTSGAAPEVGIEGAFVEPSGQVRVHRAEVQRLVEALREHADELESLTVEWEKRSR, encoded by the coding sequence ATGAGTCAGCCGCTGCTGCGCGAACTGATCGACCTGCCCGAGCGGGTCAGCAAGTCCGACTACGTGATCGGCCTCGCCGACGGGGTCGCCGATCCCGAGCGGACGCTGCGCGAGTACGTGGTCACCGACCAGCTCGCCGAGTGCTTCGACGACGCGCTCGGGCTCGTCGCCTCCGCGGTCGAGGGGCACGCGTCCAAGGGCGCGTATCTGCACGGCTCGTTCGGCTCGGGCAAGAGCCACTTCATGGCCGTGCTGCACCTCATCCTCCAAGGCGAGCCGGCCGCGCGCGGCAAGCCCGAGCTGGCTGAGCCGATCGCCCGCCACGCGCCCAAGCTGGACGGGCGCCGGTTCATGCTCGTGCCGTACCACATGGTCGGCGCCGAGTCGATGGAGCAGGCGATCCTCGGCGGCTACGTCGACCACGTTCGCGCCCACCACCCCGGCGCGAAGCTGCCCGCGGTCTACGTTTCAGACGGGCTGCTCGCCGACGCCAAGCGCCTGCGCGGGCAGATGGGCGACGACGCGTTCTTTGGGCTGCTCGGCGAGGGTGGGGGCGACGAGGGCTTCGGCGACCTCGCGGGAGGCTGGGACCCTGCCTCGTTCGACGCGGCGATGGCCGCGCCGCCCGACAGCGAGCAGCGCCAAGCGCTGGTCAGCGACGTCATCGACCAGCTGTTCAGCGGCACCATCGAGAATCGTCAGGCCACCGCGAGCGGGTTCGTGCCGTTCGAGCAGGGCCTGTCGGCGATCAGCCGTCACGCCGCCGGGCTCGGCTACGACGGGCTGATCCTGTTCCTCGACGAGCTGATCCTCTGGTTCGCCAGCCGCATGGCCGACGAGAGCTTCGTCAACAGCGAGGGCCCGAAGGTCGCCAAGCTCGTCGAGGCCCAGCGCGCCGACCGGCCCGCGCCGATCGTCAGCTTCATCGCCCGCCAGCGGGACCTGCGCGACTTCGTCGGCCAGGGCGTGCCCGGCGCCGAGCGCATCAACTTCGGGCAGATCCTCGAGTGGTGGGAGGGCCGCTTCGACGTCATCGAGCTGGCCGACCGCAACCTCGCCACCATCATCGAGAAGCGGCTGCTGCGGCCCAAGAGCGAGGCGGCCGCCCGCCAGCTCGACGAGGCCTTCGAAGCGACCGCCGCCGCGAGCGGGCGCGCGTTCGACACGCTGCTCACCAGCGACGGCGACAAGGAGATGTTCCGCCGGCTGTACCCGTTCAACCCTGCGCTGGTGGAGACCCTGGTCGCGGTCTCGGGCTACCTGCAGCGCGAGCGGACCGCGCTGCGGCTGATCGGCGAGCTGCTCGCCGACAAGCGCGACCATCTCACCGTCGGCGACCTCGTGCCGCTCGGCGACCTCTACGACGTGATCGCCGACGCCGAGGAGCCGTTCAGCGACGAGCTCAAGCGCCACTTCAACCGCGCCCGCGACCTCTACGCCCACAAGCTCAAGCCCAAGATCGCCGCCGAGCACGACGGCGTCGACGAGGAGCAGCTGGAGCGCCTGCCCGACGACCACCCTGCCCGCACCGACGACCGGCTGGCCAAGACGCTGCTGCTCGCCGCGCTCGTGCCCGAGGTCGAGCCGCTGCGGGGGCTGACCGTGCGGCGCCTGGCTGACCTCAACCACGGCACGATCAAGTCCCCGATCGCCGGCGCCGAGCGCGCGACCGTGCTCAACAAGGTGAAGGGGTGGGCGGCCGAGATCGGCGAGCTGCGTGTCGACGGCGACGAGCAGGACCCCCACGTGGGGCTGCGGCTGACCGGCGTGGACACCGAGGCGATCCTCGACCAGGTCGCCGAGGTGGACAACCTCGGCCAGCGGCGCGCGAAGGTGCGCGAGCTGCTCAGCGAGTCGCTGGGGGTCGAGGAAGGCGGCGGGCTCACCGCCTCGACGGTGACGCTGGTGTGGCGCGGGTCGAAGCGCACCATCGACGTGCGGTTCGCCAACATCCGCGACCACGCCGACATCCCCACCAGCGAGCTGGTCGCCGACGACCGCCCGCGGATGGTCATCGACTACCCCTTCGACGAGCCGGGCCACGGGCCCGCCGACGACCGCGCGCGGCTGCAACAGCTCGGCGAGCAGCTCGACCCGACGCCGACGGCGTGCTGGATCCCGCTGTTTCTCACCGAGCAGGCGATGGAGCAGCTCGGCCGGCTCGTGGTGATGGAGCACGTGCTCACCGGCGACCGATTCGAGGGCGCCACCCGCCACCTCGCCCCCCAGGACCGCGTGCAGGCCCGCGAGCTCATCGACAACCAGGCGCGGACGCTGCGTCAACGCCTCGTCGACGTGCTGCGCCAGGCCTACGGCATCGACACCCCCGACGAATCGATGGTGCGCACCGACCTGCGCCCCCACGAGCAGTTCCCCAGCCTCGACCCGTCGCTGGCGATCCGCCCGCCGACCGCAGCGACGCTCTCGGCGGCGTTCACCGAGGTGCTCGACCAGCTGCTGGCCTCCCAGTTCCCTGCCCACCCCAACTTCGGCGAGGAGGTGCGCATCGGCGACCTGCGCACCGCGCTGGAGCACATCACCCGCGCGGTGCAGAACGAGGACGGGCGGGTGGACGTGCCCAAAAGCGACCGACGGGCGGTCAACAAGGTGCTCGCGCCGCTGAAGCTCGCCGACGTCGGGGAGGCGCACCTCATGCTGCGCCGCGACTGGCGCGATCACTTCTACGCCAAGCAGCGCGAGCATCCCGGCGAGGCCGTCACCGTCGAGCGGCTGCGCCAATGGATCGACGAGCCCCAGCCGATGGGACTCGAGGAGCGCGTCACCAACCTCGTGATCAGCGCCTACGCGCTGATGGCGAACAAGGCGATGAGCTTGCGCGGCGCGCCGGTCGGACCGATCGTCGAGCGGCTCGACCCCAGCGTGGAGCTGCGCGACGTCGAGCTGCCCGACGAGGACGTCTACGCCGAGGCCGCCCGGCGGGTCGGCGGGCTGTTCGGCGTCGTCGCCAGCCCGGTGCGCAGCGCCGCCTCGGTCGCCGAACTCGCCGGGCCGGTGCGTGAGCACGCCAAGCGCGACCGGGAGCCCGCGCGCGAGCTCGTCCGGGTCCTGGAGGCGCACCGCGACCGGCTCGCGCTGGGCGACGAGGCGGATCGGTTGCGCACCGCGCAGGCGGCAGCCGCGCTGCTCGACACGGTCGCCACCGCCGATGACCGCGACGTCGTCGAGGCCATCGCGGCCGTCGAGGTGCCAACCTCGCTGGAGGCGATGGCGCGTTCGACGAGCACCGCCGCCGACGTCCGACGGGCGCTGCAGGAGACCAACTGGGCGCTGCTTGAGCAGACCCGCCGTCTCGACGGCGAGTGGGCTAGCCACGCCGCCGGGATCATCGAGCGTGTGCAGCGCGCGGCTACGGCCGAGGAGGTCGCCGACTCGTTGACCGACACGTTGCGCACCGCCGAGCACGAAGCCACCGACCTGCTCAGCCGTGCCTTGCAGCGCCGTGAACCGGACGACAAGTCCGGCGGTGGGCCCGAGGGGCCGATCCCGGGGACGGATACGCCGCCCGAGTCAACCGGTCGCCAGCAGGGCTCGGAGGGACCCGGCACCTATCAGGCCGGAGACACGATCGCGCCGCCCGAGCCCGATGAGCCCCAGACCACGAGCGGCGCCGCCCCCGAGGTCGGCATCGAGGGGGCCTTCGTCGAGCCCTCCGGGCAGGTCCGCGTGCATCGCGCCGAGGTGCAGCGCCTCGTCGAGGCGCTGCGCGAGCACGCCGACGAGTTGGAGTCGCTCACCGTCGAGTGGGAGAAGCGGTCGCGGTGA
- a CDS encoding HEPN domain-containing protein, whose amino-acid sequence MSELDDAEFHRWQRHAHRALDTARLAANGERYEWACFLAEQAAQLSVKGLLHGIGEEAWGHDLTVLEHRAASLLSPHWPDAPDAADAAARLTRHYIPTRYPDAHPGAHVDAHYRRSDADAAIADAERLIDNAARAWAALGGTVGGEEV is encoded by the coding sequence ATGAGCGAGCTCGACGACGCCGAGTTCCACCGGTGGCAGCGCCACGCCCACCGGGCGCTCGACACCGCTCGGCTGGCTGCTAACGGCGAGCGCTACGAGTGGGCCTGCTTCCTGGCCGAGCAGGCGGCGCAGCTATCGGTCAAGGGCCTGCTGCACGGCATCGGGGAGGAGGCTTGGGGCCACGATCTGACGGTGCTGGAGCATCGCGCTGCGAGCTTGCTGTCGCCGCATTGGCCCGACGCCCCCGACGCGGCCGACGCCGCCGCTCGGCTGACGCGCCACTACATCCCCACCCGCTATCCCGACGCCCACCCCGGCGCTCACGTGGATGCGCACTACCGTCGCAGCGACGCCGACGCGGCCATCGCCGACGCCGAGCGGCTGATCGACAACGCCGCGCGAGCCTGGGCCGCGCTTGGGGGAACCGTCGGGGGAGAGGAGGTGTGA